The following proteins are co-located in the Pseudoalteromonas sp. N1230-9 genome:
- the corC gene encoding CNNM family magnesium/cobalt transport protein CorC (CorC(YbeX) belongs to the Cyclin M Mg2+ Exporter (CNNM) family, and was characterized as belonging to a set of three proteins, at least one of which must be present for CorA to function.), producing the protein MSDDNSQTSQGSSGKTWLGRIAQMLQGEPQNREELVEVIADAQERDLIDPETKDMIEGVLGVSELKVRDIMIPRSQMVTLEVDTPLEQLLPMMVDSTHSRFPVVCEDKDHVEGILLAKDLLPLIINKDEQLPSLRDYLRPAVVVPESKRVDTLLNEFRQQRYHMAIVIDEYGGVSGLVTIEDILEIIVGEIEDEHDESEDQQDIRQVAKHVYAVQALTPVDDFNEYFKTGYSTSDADTIGGTVLHAFGHMPSRGETIDIDGLQFKVTNADNRRILQLQITIPKADDNDSEETAN; encoded by the coding sequence ATGAGCGACGACAACTCGCAAACTAGCCAGGGTTCTTCTGGCAAAACTTGGTTGGGCCGTATAGCCCAAATGTTGCAAGGGGAACCCCAGAATAGAGAAGAGCTGGTAGAAGTAATTGCCGATGCGCAAGAACGCGACCTTATCGACCCTGAAACAAAGGATATGATTGAAGGGGTACTGGGTGTATCAGAGCTAAAAGTGCGCGATATAATGATACCGCGCTCACAAATGGTAACCCTAGAAGTCGATACACCTCTAGAACAGCTATTACCTATGATGGTCGATTCTACGCACTCACGCTTTCCTGTCGTATGCGAAGATAAAGACCATGTTGAAGGTATTTTATTAGCTAAAGACTTATTACCATTGATCATCAATAAAGATGAGCAACTGCCTTCGCTGCGTGATTATTTACGACCAGCCGTTGTGGTGCCAGAGAGCAAACGTGTTGACACGCTCCTTAATGAGTTTCGTCAACAGCGTTACCACATGGCCATTGTAATCGATGAATATGGCGGTGTATCTGGTCTTGTGACTATTGAAGATATTCTCGAAATCATCGTTGGTGAAATTGAAGATGAGCACGATGAAAGCGAAGACCAACAAGATATTCGTCAAGTTGCAAAGCATGTTTATGCCGTGCAAGCACTGACACCGGTCGACGACTTTAACGAATACTTTAAAACAGGTTACAGTACCTCAGATGCAGATACTATTGGTGGTACTGTATTGCATGCGTTTGGCCATATGCCGAGCCGTGGTGAAACCATTGACATTGATGGTTTACAATTTAAAGTCACCAATGCGGACAATCGTCGCATCTTGCAATTGCAAATAACTATCCCTAAGGCTGATGATAACGACAGTGAAGAAACTGCTAACTAA
- the ybeY gene encoding rRNA maturation RNase YbeY, giving the protein MTELDLQIACEFDNLPSFEQFQLWADKALSNYREDAELTIVISDEAQSQQLNNDYRGKDKPTNVLSFPFEAPPGIELPLVGDLIICPAIVLAESIEQEKAFHDHFAHMVIHGCLHLLGFDHIKDEDALEMESIEKQLLADLNIADPYRDDI; this is encoded by the coding sequence GTGACCGAATTAGACCTACAAATAGCCTGTGAGTTTGATAACTTACCCAGCTTTGAACAATTCCAGCTTTGGGCTGATAAAGCCCTTAGCAATTATCGTGAAGACGCTGAACTGACTATTGTGATAAGTGATGAGGCGCAAAGCCAACAGCTTAATAATGACTATCGTGGTAAAGACAAGCCGACTAATGTCTTATCGTTTCCGTTTGAAGCACCACCTGGTATTGAGTTACCTTTAGTCGGTGACTTAATCATTTGTCCGGCGATTGTTTTAGCCGAGTCAATTGAACAAGAAAAGGCCTTTCACGACCATTTTGCCCATATGGTGATTCATGGATGCTTGCATTTACTTGGATTTGACCATATAAAGGACGAAGATGCACTTGAAATGGAAAGCATAGAAAAGCAGTTACTTGCCGATCTGAACATCGCTGACCCATATCGAGACGATATTTAA
- a CDS encoding PhoH family protein, with the protein MSNQLKTLEIYLEPADNKRLSSLCGPFDENIKQIERRLGVEIAHRDNFFRVTGKLHCAAASVEILKNLYVDTQPVRGQIGEIEPEAVHLAISESNALEQDENPGVYGKDMVIKTRRGVIKPRNDNQGVYIANILHHDITFGIGPAGTGKTYLAVAAAVDALERQEIRRILLTRPAVEAGEKLGFLPGDLSQKIDPYLRPLYDALFEMLGFERVEKLIEKNIIEVAPLAYMRGRTLNDAFIILDESQNTTAEQMKMFLTRIGFNSKAVITGDITQVDLPRGARSGLRHAIEVLNDVEAISFNFFQSHDVVRHPVVARIVEAYERNDEAERLKRAEKQRIKESQANQQEANS; encoded by the coding sequence TTGAGTAATCAATTAAAAACTTTAGAGATTTATTTAGAACCCGCCGACAATAAACGCCTTTCATCTTTATGTGGTCCGTTTGACGAAAATATCAAACAAATTGAGCGCCGATTAGGTGTAGAAATTGCTCATCGCGATAATTTTTTCAGAGTCACTGGTAAGCTTCACTGTGCTGCAGCGAGTGTCGAAATCTTAAAAAACCTTTATGTTGATACTCAACCTGTACGTGGCCAAATTGGTGAGATAGAACCTGAAGCGGTTCATTTAGCAATTAGCGAATCAAATGCCCTAGAGCAAGATGAAAATCCAGGCGTTTATGGCAAAGACATGGTGATTAAAACCCGCCGTGGCGTAATTAAACCGCGAAACGACAACCAAGGCGTGTACATTGCAAATATTCTGCATCACGATATTACCTTTGGTATTGGACCTGCTGGTACAGGTAAAACTTACCTCGCTGTTGCAGCCGCTGTTGATGCCCTTGAGCGTCAAGAAATTCGTCGCATTCTACTTACGCGCCCTGCCGTTGAAGCTGGTGAAAAACTGGGTTTCTTACCCGGTGATTTGAGTCAAAAAATCGACCCTTATTTGCGCCCTCTTTACGACGCATTATTTGAAATGCTTGGTTTTGAGCGCGTTGAAAAACTGATCGAAAAAAACATCATAGAAGTTGCCCCACTTGCATATATGCGTGGCCGTACATTGAATGATGCCTTTATCATCCTAGATGAAAGCCAAAACACCACAGCAGAACAAATGAAAATGTTCTTAACCCGTATTGGTTTTAATTCAAAAGCGGTAATCACTGGCGATATCACCCAAGTCGATTTACCGCGCGGTGCGCGCTCAGGCCTACGCCATGCAATTGAGGTGCTAAATGATGTTGAAGCAATTAGCTTTAACTTCTTCCAATCTCATGATGTTGTGCGTCACCCTGTCGTAGCTCGTATTGTAGAGGCCTACGAGCGTAATGATGAAGCTGAGCGTTTAAAGCGAGCTGAAAAGCAACGTATTAAAGAATCACAAGCAAACCAACAAGAAGCAAACTCGTGA
- the miaB gene encoding tRNA (N6-isopentenyl adenosine(37)-C2)-methylthiotransferase MiaB codes for MSKKLHIKTWGCQMNEYDSQKMADLLDATNGYQLTEEAEDADVILLNTCSIREKAQEKVFHQLGRWKLLKDDKPELIIGVGGCVASQEGDSIRQRAPFVDVIFGPQTLHRLPEMIKQVQSGDSSSVVDVSFPEIEKFDRLPEPKAEGPTAFVSIMEGCSKYCTFCVVPYTRGEEVSRPLDDVLLEVAQLAEQGVREVNLLGQNVNAYRGETHDGEICYFSDLLRYVAAIDGIDRIRYTTSHPVEFTPDIIDAYADVPELVDHLHLPVQSGSDRILNLMKRGHTAIEYKSTIRKLRKIRPNLSMSSDFIIGFPGESKADFEATMNLINDIGFDMSFSFIYSARPGTPAADLPDDVSEQEKKERLYLLQNRITQMAQQISRQMFDTEQRILVEGPSKKNPMELRGRTENNRVVNFEGPHSVIGQFVDVRITEALPNSLRGELIRTESEMNLRRDVAPSSILSKAAEAEAAQAPNEIGVATFVP; via the coding sequence ATGAGTAAAAAGCTGCATATTAAAACCTGGGGTTGTCAGATGAACGAGTACGACTCTCAGAAAATGGCTGATCTACTAGATGCGACTAACGGCTATCAGTTAACTGAAGAAGCCGAGGACGCTGACGTGATCTTACTCAATACCTGTTCAATCCGTGAAAAGGCACAAGAAAAAGTATTCCATCAGCTTGGCCGTTGGAAGCTATTAAAAGACGACAAACCAGAGTTAATCATTGGTGTTGGTGGTTGTGTTGCATCGCAAGAAGGTGACTCAATTCGCCAACGTGCGCCGTTTGTTGATGTAATTTTTGGCCCGCAAACATTACACCGCTTACCAGAAATGATTAAGCAAGTGCAAAGTGGCGACAGCAGCTCGGTAGTTGACGTTTCATTCCCTGAGATTGAAAAGTTCGATCGTTTACCAGAGCCAAAAGCGGAAGGCCCAACTGCATTCGTATCAATTATGGAAGGTTGCTCTAAATACTGTACATTCTGCGTAGTACCTTACACGCGTGGTGAAGAAGTAAGCCGCCCACTTGATGACGTATTACTTGAAGTTGCACAACTTGCAGAGCAAGGTGTTCGTGAAGTGAACCTACTTGGTCAAAACGTAAATGCCTATCGCGGTGAAACTCACGACGGTGAAATTTGTTACTTCTCTGATCTATTACGTTATGTGGCAGCGATTGACGGTATTGACCGTATTCGTTACACCACCTCGCACCCTGTTGAGTTTACGCCAGATATCATTGATGCGTATGCAGACGTGCCTGAGCTTGTTGATCACCTACACTTACCTGTGCAAAGTGGTTCAGACCGCATTCTTAACCTTATGAAACGTGGCCATACTGCAATCGAGTACAAATCGACAATTCGTAAGTTACGTAAAATTCGCCCTAACCTAAGCATGTCATCAGATTTCATCATTGGTTTTCCTGGCGAAAGTAAAGCGGACTTTGAAGCAACCATGAACCTTATCAATGATATTGGTTTTGATATGAGCTTTAGTTTTATCTACAGTGCGCGCCCTGGTACGCCTGCTGCTGATTTACCTGATGATGTATCAGAGCAAGAGAAAAAAGAACGTTTATACCTGTTACAAAATCGTATTACGCAAATGGCGCAGCAAATCAGCCGTCAAATGTTTGATACAGAACAACGTATTTTAGTTGAAGGCCCTTCTAAGAAGAACCCAATGGAATTACGTGGTCGTACAGAGAACAACCGAGTTGTAAATTTTGAAGGTCCACACTCTGTGATCGGTCAATTCGTTGATGTACGTATTACTGAAGCATTGCCAAATTCTTTACGTGGTGAATTAATTCGTACAGAATCAGAGATGAACTTACGCCGTGATGTGGCACCATCATCTATTTTAAGTAAGGCAGCCGAGGCAGAAGCTGCACAAGCCCCTAACGAAATTGGCGTTGCTACTTTCGTCCCGTAG
- a CDS encoding FAD-dependent oxidoreductase: MNKNKVIVVGGGMVGAATAVKLAKQGRDVTVIEKHLIDADHILSSGKVDIRISAINRFSENLLDDLGAMPLLRQNRIAPYQQLEAYQQQGENLLFDCHEIGETHLGHLIENNLIQASLWQQFAKYNIEVIEQTSAIMDITQTADSITLQYGDTQYTADLVVAADGGQSQLRTKAGLGVTGWQYGQHCMGVLIKLDAPQQVKTWQQFTPTGPVAFLPMQAPYANLICYHDAAVLKQWQTLSNEQLKAKLIAHFPELPGDFELLEHAVFPLARQHANDYSHGRLVLVGDSAHTINPLAGQGVNLGFQDVVALADVLADQPDVGQQALLKRYEKKRRHANLLMMSMMDACYFGFSNKIKPLSWVRSKFLKLANNTGPAKNWVLKYAISGTLS; the protein is encoded by the coding sequence ATGAATAAAAATAAGGTAATTGTTGTCGGTGGTGGCATGGTAGGTGCTGCTACTGCTGTAAAACTGGCCAAGCAGGGTAGGGATGTCACCGTTATTGAAAAGCATCTTATCGATGCTGATCATATTCTTAGCTCAGGTAAGGTCGATATTCGCATTTCGGCTATTAATCGTTTTTCAGAAAATTTACTTGATGATCTCGGTGCCATGCCGTTACTAAGACAAAATCGCATTGCACCTTATCAACAACTAGAGGCCTACCAGCAGCAAGGTGAGAATTTATTGTTTGATTGCCATGAGATTGGCGAAACGCATTTAGGTCATTTAATCGAAAATAATTTAATTCAAGCAAGCCTCTGGCAGCAATTCGCCAAGTACAACATCGAAGTGATAGAGCAAACGTCAGCCATCATGGATATTACTCAAACGGCTGATTCAATCACCTTACAGTATGGTGACACCCAATATACTGCCGATTTAGTTGTTGCAGCAGACGGTGGACAGTCACAATTACGAACTAAAGCTGGCTTAGGTGTAACGGGTTGGCAATATGGTCAGCATTGCATGGGCGTGTTAATCAAATTAGATGCCCCGCAGCAAGTAAAAACGTGGCAACAATTCACGCCAACCGGACCTGTCGCGTTTTTACCTATGCAGGCACCTTATGCAAATTTAATTTGTTATCACGATGCTGCGGTTTTAAAGCAGTGGCAAACATTGTCGAATGAGCAACTTAAAGCAAAGCTCATTGCGCATTTCCCTGAACTACCGGGCGACTTTGAGCTGCTTGAGCATGCTGTTTTTCCACTTGCACGCCAACACGCCAATGATTATTCGCACGGCCGTTTAGTTTTAGTCGGTGACTCGGCGCACACAATTAACCCGCTCGCTGGGCAAGGTGTGAACTTAGGCTTTCAAGATGTCGTTGCACTGGCAGATGTTTTGGCAGATCAACCTGATGTGGGTCAGCAAGCGTTATTAAAACGATACGAGAAAAAACGCCGCCACGCTAATTTACTGATGATGAGCATGATGGATGCATGTTACTTTGGTTTTTCAAACAAGATAAAACCACTGAGCTGGGTGCGCAGTAAGTTTTTAAAGCTTGCTAATAACACAGGCCCTGCAAAGAACTGGGTTTTAAAATATGCGATTAGCGGGACATTAAGTTAA
- the ychF gene encoding redox-regulated ATPase YchF: MGFKCGIVGLPNVGKSTLFNALTKAGIEAANFPFCTIEPNTGVVPVPDARLNALAEIVNPQRILPTTMEFVDIAGLVKGASKGEGLGNQFLANIRETDAIGHVVRCFEDENIVHVAGTIDPADDIDVINTELVLADMDSADKALVRNAKKAKGGDKDAKEQNAVLEKVKAHLDEGLTLRSLELTKEEKAAIKTLNFLTIKPTMYIANVAEDGFENNPYLDKVREIAAAEDAVVIPVCAAIESELSELEEEDKLEFMADLGLEEPGLNLVIRGGYELLKLQTYFTAGVKEVRAWTIPVGATAPQAAGKIHTDFERGFIRAQTIAFDDYIEFKGESGAKEAGKMRQEGKEYIVKDGDVMNFLFNV; encoded by the coding sequence ATGGGTTTTAAATGTGGCATCGTTGGTTTGCCAAACGTTGGTAAATCAACATTATTTAATGCACTAACTAAAGCGGGAATCGAAGCCGCTAACTTCCCTTTCTGTACTATTGAACCAAATACGGGTGTGGTGCCAGTTCCTGATGCGCGCTTAAATGCACTAGCTGAAATCGTAAATCCACAACGCATTTTACCAACAACGATGGAGTTCGTTGATATTGCAGGCCTTGTAAAAGGCGCTTCAAAAGGTGAAGGTCTAGGTAACCAGTTCCTTGCGAATATTCGTGAAACAGATGCAATTGGTCATGTTGTTCGTTGTTTTGAAGACGAAAATATCGTCCATGTTGCTGGTACTATCGATCCAGCTGACGATATTGATGTTATTAACACCGAATTAGTACTTGCAGATATGGATAGCGCAGATAAAGCGCTTGTTCGTAATGCCAAGAAAGCAAAAGGCGGCGACAAAGACGCTAAAGAACAAAATGCAGTGTTAGAAAAAGTAAAAGCGCACCTAGATGAAGGTTTAACATTACGTTCTTTAGAACTCACGAAAGAAGAAAAAGCGGCAATTAAAACGCTTAACTTTTTAACAATCAAACCAACGATGTACATTGCGAATGTAGCAGAAGATGGTTTTGAAAATAACCCTTACCTAGATAAAGTACGTGAAATTGCCGCTGCTGAAGACGCTGTTGTAATTCCTGTTTGTGCTGCTATCGAATCTGAGTTATCTGAACTTGAAGAAGAAGATAAATTAGAATTTATGGCTGACCTAGGTTTAGAAGAACCAGGCCTTAACTTAGTGATCCGTGGTGGTTACGAGTTACTTAAATTACAAACCTACTTTACTGCAGGTGTAAAAGAAGTACGCGCATGGACCATTCCAGTAGGTGCGACGGCACCACAAGCTGCTGGTAAAATCCACACAGACTTCGAACGTGGCTTTATCCGTGCTCAAACGATCGCTTTTGACGATTATATTGAGTTCAAAGGCGAAAGCGGTGCAAAAGAAGCTGGTAAAATGCGTCAAGAAGGTAAAGAGTACATCGTTAAAGACGGTGATGTCATGAACTTCTTATTTAACGTATAA
- the pth gene encoding aminoacyl-tRNA hydrolase produces MNSIQMLVGLANPGPEYANTRHNAGAWFIEELAARYNCTLKHDPKYHGLTGKVIIQGQEFKLLIPTTYMNLSGKSVSSLANFFKIPVENILVAHDEMDLEPGIAKLKKGGGHGGHNGLKDIIAKMANQKDFMRLRIGIGHPGHREMVTGWVLGKAAKDDQEKMDAAIDEAVRCMEILAKDGVLKAQNRLHSFKP; encoded by the coding sequence TTGAATTCTATTCAAATGCTTGTGGGCCTGGCTAATCCAGGCCCCGAATACGCAAACACACGCCATAATGCAGGTGCTTGGTTCATCGAAGAACTCGCTGCACGTTATAATTGCACTCTCAAACATGATCCTAAATATCACGGCCTCACTGGCAAAGTGATTATTCAAGGCCAAGAATTTAAACTACTGATCCCTACAACTTATATGAATTTAAGTGGTAAATCGGTGAGTAGTCTTGCTAATTTCTTTAAAATTCCTGTTGAAAACATTCTCGTTGCTCACGACGAAATGGACTTAGAACCAGGCATTGCTAAACTAAAAAAAGGTGGCGGCCACGGTGGTCACAATGGTTTAAAAGACATTATTGCGAAAATGGCAAACCAAAAAGATTTTATGCGCCTTCGTATTGGCATTGGACACCCTGGTCACCGAGAAATGGTAACAGGTTGGGTGCTAGGCAAAGCTGCGAAAGACGATCAAGAAAAAATGGATGCCGCAATCGACGAAGCAGTTCGTTGCATGGAAATTCTTGCAAAAGATGGTGTGTTAAAAGCACAAAACAGACTACATTCATTTAAACCTTAA
- a CDS encoding 50S ribosomal protein L25/general stress protein Ctc has translation MSTYTYNAELRTETGTGASRRLRREDKVPAILYGADKEAASIVLAHKDMIKAQEDEGFYTHILTLNIGGESVEAILKDIQRHPFKPKITHLDFQRVDASHKLHTKVPVHFIGEEKVTKAGNTVVHQLTEIEITCLPKSLPEFVEVNVADLVAGDSIHLSDLKLPSGVSSVELAKGADHDQSVVTVKANKAAPAEEASEDAAE, from the coding sequence ATGTCAACTTATACATACAATGCAGAATTACGTACAGAAACAGGTACTGGTGCGAGCCGCCGCCTACGCCGTGAAGATAAAGTTCCTGCAATCCTTTACGGTGCTGACAAAGAAGCTGCATCTATCGTTCTTGCACACAAAGATATGATCAAAGCGCAAGAAGACGAAGGTTTCTACACACACATCCTTACTTTAAACATCGGTGGCGAGTCAGTTGAAGCTATCCTTAAAGATATTCAACGTCACCCGTTCAAGCCTAAGATCACTCACTTAGACTTCCAACGTGTAGATGCTTCTCACAAACTTCACACTAAAGTGCCAGTACACTTCATCGGTGAAGAGAAAGTAACTAAAGCAGGTAACACTGTTGTTCACCAATTAACTGAAATCGAAATCACGTGTCTTCCTAAGTCACTTCCTGAGTTCGTTGAAGTTAACGTTGCAGATTTAGTAGCTGGTGATTCAATCCACCTTTCTGACCTTAAACTTCCTTCAGGTGTTTCATCTGTTGAGCTTGCTAAAGGTGCAGATCACGATCAGTCAGTTGTTACTGTTAAAGCTAACAAAGCTGCTCCTGCTGAAGAAGCTTCAGAAGACGCTGCAGAATAA
- a CDS encoding ribose-phosphate pyrophosphokinase has protein sequence MPDMKLFAGNATPELAQKVAKRLYIELGDAVVGRFSDGEISVQINENVRGSDVFIVQSTCNPTNDNLMELIVMVDALRRASAGRITAVIPYFGYSRQDRRVRSARVPITAKVVADFLSSVGVDRVLTVDLHAEQIQGFFDVPVDNVFGSPVLLEDMKERDFEDVVVVSPDIGGVVRARAIAKLLNDTDLAIIDKRRPQANVSQVMHIIGDVEGRDCIIVDDMIDTGGTLCKAAAALKEHGAKRVFAYATHPVLSGNAAQNIRESVIDEVIVTDSIPLTDELKALDNIKVLTLADMLAETIRRISNEESISAMFEH, from the coding sequence GTGCCTGACATGAAGCTCTTCGCTGGTAACGCAACACCTGAGCTAGCTCAAAAAGTTGCAAAACGTTTGTATATTGAATTAGGCGATGCTGTTGTTGGCCGTTTTAGTGACGGTGAGATCAGTGTTCAAATTAATGAAAATGTTCGTGGTTCTGACGTTTTCATTGTTCAATCAACCTGTAACCCCACTAACGATAATCTGATGGAACTTATCGTTATGGTTGATGCCCTACGTCGTGCATCCGCTGGACGTATTACCGCAGTTATTCCTTATTTTGGTTATTCGCGTCAGGACCGCCGTGTGCGCTCTGCTCGTGTACCAATCACAGCTAAAGTAGTTGCAGATTTCTTATCAAGTGTTGGTGTTGACCGCGTATTAACTGTTGACCTACACGCAGAACAAATCCAAGGTTTCTTCGACGTACCGGTTGATAACGTATTCGGTAGCCCTGTGCTATTAGAAGACATGAAAGAGCGCGACTTCGAAGACGTCGTGGTTGTTTCTCCTGATATCGGTGGTGTTGTTCGTGCTCGTGCAATCGCGAAGCTATTAAATGACACTGACCTTGCTATCATCGATAAGCGTCGCCCACAAGCAAACGTATCACAAGTAATGCATATTATTGGTGACGTTGAAGGTCGTGACTGTATCATCGTTGATGACATGATTGATACGGGCGGTACTTTATGTAAAGCAGCTGCGGCGCTTAAAGAGCATGGTGCAAAACGTGTTTTTGCTTATGCAACCCACCCAGTTCTTTCAGGTAATGCAGCACAGAACATTCGTGAATCAGTTATTGACGAAGTGATTGTTACTGACTCAATACCACTTACTGACGAGCTTAAAGCACTTGATAACATCAAAGTACTTACGCTTGCAGACATGCTTGCTGAAACAATTCGTCGTATCAGCAACGAAGAATCAATCTCTGCGATGTTTGAGCATTAA
- the ispE gene encoding 4-(cytidine 5'-diphospho)-2-C-methyl-D-erythritol kinase → MTQVSTAPLTLIAPAKLNLFLHINARRDDGYHELETLFTFLEFGDDLTFTVTHDPDIKVTGDTNGIALTDNLIYKAALLLQQHCRCQQGVTIKLLKRLPMGGGVGGGSSDAATTLLALNKLWDCHLSLHELANLGVTLGADVPVFINGHTAIAHGIGEQLHNVELPKRWYCVIHPGEHVSTAKIFTHPDLKRDTPKLKADWQTENLRNDCEALVKKLCPEVEKALQWLLKYAPSKMTGTGACCFAEFSTEAQAQQVLAELPEKWTGFVASSATISPAHTALNAHFEMK, encoded by the coding sequence ATGACGCAAGTATCAACCGCCCCGCTAACGTTAATAGCGCCTGCAAAACTTAATTTATTTCTTCATATAAATGCGCGTCGTGATGACGGCTACCATGAGTTAGAAACCTTATTTACCTTTTTAGAATTTGGTGATGATTTAACGTTTACAGTGACCCATGATCCAGATATCAAAGTGACGGGTGATACAAACGGCATTGCATTAACAGACAACCTTATATATAAAGCGGCTCTCTTGTTACAACAACACTGTCGTTGCCAGCAGGGTGTTACTATCAAACTGTTAAAACGCTTGCCAATGGGCGGCGGTGTTGGTGGTGGCTCTTCCGATGCCGCCACAACTTTACTTGCGCTTAATAAATTATGGGACTGTCATTTATCTTTACACGAGTTAGCAAATTTAGGCGTGACCTTAGGCGCTGATGTCCCCGTATTTATTAATGGCCACACCGCAATTGCGCACGGCATTGGTGAGCAACTTCATAACGTCGAGTTACCAAAGCGTTGGTATTGTGTGATCCACCCAGGAGAGCATGTAAGCACCGCGAAAATTTTTACTCACCCCGATTTAAAACGCGATACACCGAAACTAAAAGCAGACTGGCAAACAGAAAATTTACGCAATGATTGTGAGGCTTTAGTTAAAAAGCTCTGCCCCGAGGTTGAAAAAGCCCTGCAGTGGTTGCTAAAATACGCCCCGTCAAAGATGACTGGTACAGGCGCTTGCTGCTTTGCTGAGTTTTCAACCGAGGCACAAGCACAGCAAGTTTTAGCCGAATTACCAGAAAAATGGACAGGGTTTGTTGCAAGTAGTGCTACAATTTCTCCTGCTCATACAGCTTTAAATGCTCACTTTGAAATGAAGTAA
- the lolB gene encoding lipoprotein insertase outer membrane protein LolB, with the protein MIKQYLILFMFFLFISGCAQKMSTVDYIYPDWKSRLEQQAQWQVQGKMAFISTEQRQSANLNWQHDELYSDIVLTSFIGTRILSLKQSAQGAELEYDGDVYTDRDAAMLLYRLTGFSIPLDNAAKWLKGTVENDQASYDEQGRLKNLIWQAHNGQQWQITYSDYIKQDGYWLPVKLSLKNQKIRIKIQLNDWQLN; encoded by the coding sequence TTGATTAAACAATATTTGATTTTATTCATGTTTTTTTTATTTATCAGCGGTTGTGCGCAAAAAATGTCAACCGTTGATTACATTTATCCTGACTGGAAAAGCCGTTTAGAACAACAAGCTCAGTGGCAAGTACAGGGAAAAATGGCATTTATTAGTACAGAGCAGCGCCAATCTGCTAATTTAAATTGGCAACATGATGAGCTATACAGTGACATAGTACTCACCAGTTTTATTGGCACGCGTATTTTGTCTTTAAAACAGAGTGCGCAAGGGGCCGAACTTGAATATGACGGTGATGTTTATACCGATCGTGATGCCGCTATGTTGTTATACCGTTTAACTGGCTTTTCGATTCCATTAGATAACGCCGCAAAGTGGCTAAAAGGCACTGTCGAAAACGACCAAGCCAGCTATGACGAGCAAGGCCGATTAAAAAATCTTATTTGGCAAGCACACAATGGCCAACAGTGGCAAATAACCTATTCAGATTACATTAAACAAGATGGCTATTGGCTTCCTGTAAAGTTAAGCCTTAAAAACCAAAAAATCCGTATCAAAATTCAACTTAATGATTGGCAGTTAAATTAA